The Candidatus Marinimicrobia bacterium CG08_land_8_20_14_0_20_45_22 nucleotide sequence GTCTTCTTCCAGTTTTTGTTTAAAATCGCCACCGTTTTGCCAGACTTCCATGGCGGCATTTTGAACCGCGGCATAGGCATCTTCACGGCTCATTCCTTTATTTACAAGCGCGAGCAGAACTTCCTGAGAGAAGATCAGTCCGCCTGTTTTATCGAGATTATGTTTCATGTTTTCCGGATAGACAACCAAGTTGTCAAGGACGCGGGCAGTTTCAGTCAGAATGAAATCGGCGCAAATGCAAGCATCAGGAAGAATAATCCGCTCGGCGGATGAATGCGAAATATCGCGCTCGTGCCAGAGCGGAACGTTTTCCATCGCCGTCACCATATAGCCACGCAAGAGTCGCGCCATACCACAAATTCGCTCGGACAGAATTGGATTCCGTTTGTGTGGCATCGCTGATGAGCCTTTCTGCCCTTTTGAAAAATATTCCTCCGCTTCCAAAACTTCCGTTCTCTGCAAATGCCGAATTTCCGTGGCGATTTTTTCCAGACTCGCTCCGATCAACGCCAGCGTTGCTACGAAAAAGGCGTGGCGATCTCGCTGGATGATCTGGTTGCTTACCGGCGCCGGCTGAAGTCCAAGATTTTTACAAACTTTTTGTTCGACTTCCGGCTCGAGATGTTGATACGTTCCGACAGCTCCGGAAATTTTACCAACTTTTACATCCATCAAGGCCAGTTCGAATCGCCGCAGATGCCTCAACATTTCCTGCTTCCAGATCAAAAACTTGAGTCCGAATGTGATCGGTTCGGCGTGAATGCCATGCGTCCTACCGATCATCGGCGTCAATTTGTAACGGATTGCTTGACGATCGAGAATGTTGA carries:
- a CDS encoding adenylosuccinate lyase; protein product: MIGRYTRAEMGKIWSEQHKFETWWKVELEVCRVQKDRGVIPESAFVEIESRAEFDIARIEEIEATVRHDVIAFLTNISENIGDSARFIHQGMTSSDLLDTALAIQLGDSGELILADLKNLINILDRQAIRYKLTPMIGRTHGIHAEPITFGLKFLIWKQEMLRHLRRFELALMDVKVGKISGAVGTYQHLEPEVEQKVCKNLGLQPAPVSNQIIQRDRHAFFVATLALIGASLEKIATEIRHLQRTEVLEAEEYFSKGQKGSSAMPHKRNPILSERICGMARLLRGYMVTAMENVPLWHERDISHSSAERIILPDACICADFILTETARVLDNLVVYPENMKHNLDKTGGLIFSQEVLLALVNKGMSREDAYAAVQNAAMEVWQNGGDFKQKLEEDPAVSKHLTDVDIDELFDLKKVLSRIEGIFQRLEREELHAKR